Proteins from a genomic interval of Papaver somniferum cultivar HN1 chromosome 4, ASM357369v1, whole genome shotgun sequence:
- the LOC113273869 gene encoding uncharacterized protein LOC113273869 gives MMLQSFVSTVTELDILKMGVFKSLATLNGGLKYLVVVEDMVETAELVVEAEVIMCLTEVEEDMATPIRVRANNLNVPSTQQYSGTISAYGAGLVGVTAAQLQQVLDYLSSNKSKLQLQGPVDEEGDWSGVRDKVDYICFVVYLHLKCLQFVEIRMSYGIKEWDIRQRKYYKRYHL, from the exons ATGATGCTACAAAGTTTTGTAAGCACTGTAACGGAGTTGGATATTCTGAAGATGGGTGTTTTCAAATCATTGGCTACCCTAAATGGTGGGTTGAAATATCTCGTGGTGGTAGAGGATATGGTAGAGACGGCAGAGCTGGTGGTAGAGGCCGAGGTAATTATGTGCCTGACAGAGGTGGAAGAGGATATGGCAACACCAATACGGGTGCGTGCAAATAATCTGAATGTACCATCAACACAGCAATATAGTGGTACTATATCTGCATATGGagctggcttggttggcgtaacagCGGCTCAACTTCAACAAGTGCTGGACTATTTGAGTTCaaacaaatcaaaactacaattgCAAG gaccggttgacgaggaaggtgattggagtggggtgagagacaaggtggactatatctGTTTCGTGGTGTACCTTCATTTAAAGTGCTTGCAGTTCGTGGAGATTCGTATGAGCTATGGCATCAAAGAGTGGGACATCCGGCAGAGAAAGTATTACAAAAGATACCATCTATGA
- the LOC113272508 gene encoding receptor kinase-like protein Xa21 yields MNKKTKTCRELDSNDFKALVFEFMANGSLENWLHPTANNINKDDQLHLNNLDFERRLSIAVDVASALNYLHHECQSPIVHCDLKPSNVLLDDDLVAHVGDFVLAKFISISSKYGMSGEVSTQGDVFSYGILVLEMFTGKRPTDDMFKDGLKFHNFCKMYASPEHVEEIIDSCLFLDVEEKHHDDDAMINYDMPEIKRVHLSRDKMRQILASIIQIGVECSPVLLSDRSSMTEVIVEVQAVKNQYLGEHGTFEQAEQGTGEQGTCEQAEHGTCEKGQDDDLKKRQQIEDAKIKLVLRKWKRNSSKQKQEREQIEAAKRKVVLRVLIYHICI; encoded by the exons ATGAATAAGAAAACTAAGACTTGTCGAGAACTTGACAGTAATGATTTCAAAGCTCTAGTTTTTGAGTTCATGGCTAATGGAAGTCTAGAAAACTGGTTGCATCCTACTGCAAATAACATAAATAAGGACGATCAACTACATCTTAATAATTTGGACTTCGAGAGAAGACTGAGCATTGCAGTTGATGTTGCTTCTGCACTAAATTATCTTCACCATGAATGTCAATCTCCAATTGTTCATTGTGATCTAAAACCAAGCAATGTCCTTCTCGATGATGATCTAGTTGCCCATGTGGGAGATTTTGTCCTGGCTAAGTTCATTTCAATTTCTTCAa AATATGGAATGAGCGGAGAAGTCTCTACACAAGGAGATGTGTTTAGTTATGGGATACTTGTATTAGAGATGTTTACAGGAAAGAGACCAACTGATGACATGTTTAAGGATGGCTTAAAATTTCATAACTTTTGTAAGATGTACGCATCGCCAGAGCACGTTGAGGAGATTATTGATTCATGTTTATTTTTAGATGTAGAAGAAAAACATCATGATGATGATGCAATGATCAATTACGATATGCCAGAAATCAAAAGAGTACATTTATCAAGAGATAAAATGAGACAAATCCTAGCTTCTATAATTCAGATTGGAGTCGAATGTTCTCCCGTGTTACTTTCAGATAGAAGCAGCATGACTGAAGTTATTGTTGAAGTACAAGCAGTTAAGAATCAGTATCTTG GTGAACATGGTACATTTGAACAAGCTGAACAAGGTACTGGTGAacagggtacatgtgaacaagcTGAACACGGTACATGTGAAAAAGGTCAGGATGATGATCTTAAAAAAAGACAACAAATTGAGGATGCAAAAATTAAGCTTGTCCTAAG GAAGTGGAAAAGGAATTCTTCGAAACAGAAACAGGAACGCGAACAAATTGAGGCTGCAAAACGTAAGGTTGTCCTAAGGGTCCTAATATACCATATATGCATATAA
- the LOC113275472 gene encoding proline-rich receptor-like protein kinase PERK2 produces the protein MATFMMMMMILVMFFVTISPISGLNLEEKIDETPVTPSPPDSGIECTACSSCENPCQYSPPPPPPSPILPPPPPPPPPKTPSKPDCPPPPSGYITPPMPPSGYLPPYGYVPPPPGSLYPVDPNYHFSSANREYGNMFLVLVGCSVFGILASWSLLL, from the coding sequence ATGGCAacatttatgatgatgatgatgattctggtCATGTTTTTCGTTACGATTTCTCCGATCAGTGGTTTGAATTTGGAGGAGAAGATTGATGAAACTCCGGTGACACCATCCCCACCGGATTCAGGAATCGAGTGTACGGCTTGTTCGAGCTGTGAAAATCCATGTCAATactcaccaccgccaccaccaccttctccaatattacctccaccaccaccacccccaccCCCAAAGACTCCCTCAAAGCCAGATTGTCCACCACCTCCTTCCGGTTATATAACACCCCCAATGCCACCGTCCGGTTATTTACCGCCTTATGGTTACGTACCGCCTCCTCCAGGGAGTTTGTATCCAGTTGACCCGAATTATCATTTTTCGAGTGCCAATCGAGAATATGGTAATATGTTTCTAGTTTTGGTTGGGTGTTCCGTTTTCGGAATTTTAGCTTCTTGGAGTTTATTGCTATAA